A stretch of Candidatus Hydrogenedentota bacterium DNA encodes these proteins:
- a CDS encoding ABC transporter ATP-binding protein: MLYCCVMVFGSPTFRRFLRYARPYRVLVIASIVCGVLKFTLALLLPWALGLVTDHVILADAPAPVKFQRLGWTVLLLVVGYVIRIPVAYYRSWFAEQAGNRTIFDIREQLYAHVQRLSMSYHARHRTGTITSRIINDINTSQGILDRGVMSIAVDVLFLGGVSVFLVVWDWRLAAVSLFTLPAHAWIFGYLRPRLREAAHEVQAQMSRLSGEVNEKIAALSVVQAFVRERSERRRFFALHRRYYAGVMRQVRLRYALLAAGEFLTQLGPVIVLSYGAYRVISGYITPGELLVFYGFLGYLYTPTQRLGDVTAALQQQLAAMDRVFQVLDIEPEIRDAPAARPLRCTGARLAFEDVWFEYLPGRPVLQGITLAIEPGQSVAIVGRSGAGKTTLVTLVPRFYDVTRGAIRIDGQDLREVTLASLRGAAGMVMQDAILFDASVRDNIAYGRHGATGAEILEAARMAHVDEFAGGLPRGYDTVIGERGVTLSGGQKQRLSIARAFLRNPRILILDEATSSLDSHAEAIIQDALERLMRGRTTLVIAHRLSTVIGCDRVVVLDEGRIVQEGAHHELIRAPGAYRDLCEEQFGAVQLDTLQETRPHA, encoded by the coding sequence TTGTTATACTGCTGTGTCATGGTCTTCGGTTCGCCTACATTCCGCCGGTTTCTGCGCTATGCGCGGCCCTACCGCGTCCTGGTCATCGCGTCCATCGTCTGCGGCGTGCTCAAGTTCACGCTCGCGCTGCTGCTGCCGTGGGCGCTCGGGCTCGTAACGGACCACGTCATCCTCGCGGATGCGCCCGCGCCCGTGAAGTTTCAGCGCCTCGGCTGGACGGTGCTCCTCCTCGTCGTGGGATACGTCATCCGCATCCCGGTCGCGTACTACCGGTCCTGGTTCGCCGAGCAGGCGGGCAACCGCACCATTTTCGACATCCGCGAGCAGCTCTACGCGCACGTGCAGCGGCTCAGCATGAGCTATCACGCCCGGCACCGCACGGGCACGATCACGTCGCGCATTATCAACGATATCAACACCTCGCAGGGCATTCTCGACCGCGGCGTCATGTCCATCGCCGTGGACGTGCTGTTTCTCGGCGGCGTGTCCGTCTTCCTGGTCGTGTGGGACTGGCGCCTCGCCGCGGTGAGCCTGTTCACGCTGCCCGCGCACGCCTGGATTTTCGGTTACCTGCGCCCGCGCCTGCGCGAGGCGGCGCACGAGGTGCAGGCGCAGATGTCGCGCCTGTCCGGCGAGGTCAACGAGAAGATCGCGGCCTTGTCCGTCGTGCAGGCGTTCGTGCGCGAGCGGTCCGAGCGGCGGCGCTTCTTCGCGCTGCACCGGCGGTATTACGCGGGCGTCATGCGCCAGGTACGCCTGCGCTACGCGCTGCTTGCCGCGGGCGAGTTCCTGACCCAGCTCGGCCCCGTCATCGTGCTCAGCTACGGCGCCTACCGCGTCATCAGCGGCTACATCACGCCCGGCGAACTGCTCGTGTTCTACGGGTTCCTCGGCTATCTCTACACGCCCACGCAGCGCCTGGGCGACGTGACCGCCGCGCTGCAGCAGCAGCTCGCCGCCATGGACCGCGTCTTCCAAGTGCTCGACATCGAGCCGGAGATCCGCGACGCGCCCGCCGCGCGGCCCCTGCGCTGCACCGGGGCCCGCCTCGCCTTCGAGGACGTCTGGTTCGAGTACCTGCCCGGCCGCCCCGTGCTGCAAGGGATTACGCTGGCCATCGAGCCGGGCCAGTCCGTCGCGATCGTGGGCCGCAGCGGCGCGGGCAAGACCACCCTCGTCACGCTGGTCCCGCGCTTTTACGACGTCACACGCGGCGCGATCCGCATCGACGGGCAGGACCTGCGCGAGGTCACGCTCGCCTCATTGCGCGGCGCAGCCGGCATGGTCATGCAGGACGCGATCCTCTTCGACGCGAGCGTGCGCGACAACATCGCCTATGGCCGCCACGGCGCGACCGGGGCGGAAATACTGGAGGCGGCGCGCATGGCCCATGTGGACGAATTCGCCGGCGGCCTGCCGCGTGGTTACGACACGGTCATCGGCGAGCGCGGCGTCACCCTCAGCGGCGGCCAGAAACAGCGGCTGAGCATCGCCCGCGCGTTCCTGCGCAACCCGCGCATCCTCATCCTCGACGAGGCCACGTCGAGCCTCGACTCCCACGCCGAGGCGATCATTCAGGACGCGCTCGAACGGCTTATGCGCGGCCGCACCACCCTCGTCATCGCGCACCGCCTCTCCACCGTCATCGGTTGCGACCGCGTCGTCGTGCTCGACGAAGGCCGCATCGTCCAGGAAGGCGCGCACCACGAACTCATCCGCGCCCCAGGCGCTTACCGCGACCTCTGCGAGGAACAATTCGGCGCCGTCCAGCTCGACACGCTCCAGGAGACCCGTCCGCATGCGTAG
- a CDS encoding HEAT repeat domain-containing protein produces MNRKYFVILVAVAAVAAWSPCAAAQDAEQGFHIRPHLNNVTRDGVTLIWETRQPAESVVEYGPEGAYDQKAAGAADEHNIHRVRVDGLEADTVYSYRVRAGADVQESTFKTAPAADRPMTFVVVGDSRRWDATWEGARMAEHAAQWNPEFYIHNGDLVLNGHQKDLWPEHFNRFHELNQRLLMVSARGNHEGSQVFDTENDWFAKYHELPGDGEPYACFDWGNTHFVLVSFEQIPGAAAFLDKHMPAVNRQYTVLVQHYPVYCSGYYGPADSRKDMGDRQMKPLAEAIDRNNILLDIAGHTHIYERMFALRGGQRDDRNGCVYIVNGGDINANFPEAFTAMSDDRETMSKPTYTVIHMGDDRVWFRTFAWGKTEQGIIEVDYCVLWRDEAVPKAALETLAAAEGADLLKAIEELGAMTYQPAAEALLPYLENPDAAVRRAAATALRRIGNADVAPELLAHLADDDPHTQREIARALEIASGATLAPAIADAARDATLDPKARVALIGALEFNAPKPLATQTAIAVLQDPAAPGPVRERAAYALVDTAGEGDIAALCDLFDRETEMYVVLRLAFTLNELCGRRQALDDDSPIGKSKPGERRPFIEKWVREIEKDKGAVPEALKKWAA; encoded by the coding sequence ATGAACAGGAAATATTTCGTCATTCTCGTTGCGGTTGCGGCGGTTGCCGCGTGGAGTCCGTGCGCCGCGGCGCAGGATGCGGAGCAGGGGTTTCATATCCGGCCCCATCTCAACAACGTCACGCGGGATGGCGTCACCCTGATCTGGGAGACGCGCCAGCCGGCGGAAAGCGTGGTCGAGTACGGCCCGGAGGGCGCATATGACCAGAAGGCGGCCGGCGCCGCGGACGAACACAACATCCACCGCGTGCGTGTTGACGGGCTCGAGGCGGACACGGTGTATTCGTATCGCGTGCGCGCGGGCGCGGACGTTCAGGAAAGCACATTCAAGACCGCGCCCGCGGCGGACCGGCCCATGACGTTCGTGGTGGTCGGCGATTCGCGGCGTTGGGACGCGACCTGGGAGGGCGCGCGCATGGCGGAGCACGCGGCGCAGTGGAATCCCGAGTTCTACATCCACAACGGCGACCTTGTGCTGAACGGGCATCAGAAGGACCTCTGGCCGGAGCATTTCAACCGGTTCCACGAACTGAATCAGCGGCTCCTGATGGTGTCGGCCCGGGGCAATCACGAAGGGTCGCAGGTATTCGACACGGAGAACGACTGGTTCGCGAAGTATCATGAACTACCGGGTGACGGCGAGCCGTACGCCTGCTTCGACTGGGGCAACACGCATTTCGTGCTGGTCTCTTTCGAGCAGATTCCCGGCGCGGCGGCTTTTCTCGACAAGCACATGCCCGCGGTGAACAGACAGTACACGGTGCTCGTCCAGCATTACCCGGTCTATTGCAGCGGCTATTACGGTCCGGCGGACAGCCGCAAGGACATGGGCGACCGCCAGATGAAACCGCTGGCGGAAGCTATCGATCGCAACAATATCCTGCTCGACATCGCGGGGCACACGCACATCTACGAACGCATGTTCGCTTTGCGCGGCGGGCAGCGCGACGACCGCAACGGCTGCGTGTACATCGTGAACGGCGGCGACATCAACGCGAACTTCCCGGAAGCGTTCACGGCCATGAGCGACGACCGCGAGACGATGTCGAAGCCGACCTATACCGTAATCCACATGGGCGACGACCGCGTCTGGTTCCGCACCTTCGCGTGGGGCAAAACGGAACAGGGCATCATCGAGGTCGACTATTGCGTGCTCTGGCGCGATGAGGCCGTGCCGAAGGCCGCGCTCGAAACGCTGGCCGCGGCCGAGGGCGCGGACCTGCTCAAGGCCATCGAGGAACTCGGCGCGATGACGTATCAGCCCGCCGCCGAAGCGTTGCTGCCTTATCTGGAGAATCCGGACGCGGCGGTGCGGCGCGCGGCGGCGACGGCGTTGCGCCGGATCGGCAACGCGGACGTTGCGCCGGAGCTGCTCGCGCACCTCGCCGATGACGACCCGCACACCCAGCGGGAGATTGCGCGGGCCCTGGAAATCGCCTCCGGTGCAACGCTGGCCCCGGCGATCGCCGATGCCGCGCGCGACGCGACGCTTGACCCGAAAGCGCGCGTGGCCCTGATCGGGGCGCTCGAATTCAACGCGCCGAAGCCGCTGGCGACGCAGACGGCCATCGCGGTGCTGCAGGACCCGGCGGCGCCCGGGCCTGTCCGCGAACGCGCGGCCTACGCGCTGGTGGACACGGCAGGCGAGGGCGACATTGCCGCGCTGTGCGACCTCTTCGACCGCGAGACGGAGATGTACGTTGTGCTGCGGCTCGCGTTCACGTTGAATGAACTCTGCGGCAGGCGCCAGGCGCTGGACGACGACAGTCCGATCGGCAAGTCGAAACCCGGCGAGCGGCGGCCTTTCATCGAAAAATGGGTTCGGGAAATCGAAAAGGACAAGGGCGCGGTCCCCGAGGCGCTGAAGAAGTGGGCGGCGTAG
- a CDS encoding alpha/beta fold hydrolase, translating into MAGVWIALGTVVAVIFLAVLYGLTIRSMYGEKIRTGEVYLVSTPDLWKIRVCRYRRGRTLGEPVLFCHGAGANHHNFSLPENESLIDYLMEKGYDCWAVDLRGCRSSHPPQGKGRFEATLDDYLLHDIPAVIDHICRVTGYQTIHWIGHSMGGLLLYAYALEYGPRRIAGAVTLGAPTGFDGAHKAPPRFLVRLFARHPRLITALAHGYIPIGRALRLPFGVFPVNMRNLHPRITVEHLYVMLDNLIPDVFVTLAGWMRKRTCLMKAGTLDVKAGLPSLRVPLLMLLAPRDPFLSVEYGWRFFEALPTADKKLVALSKENGCAEDYNHVEMPFSRGARHEVHAPIAAWLAAHPARRQSGEFRDADGRLVGAAAAALAPHERIGILSGSSFRHLVEHDAPASSMEDAPPAPEDISTADDDQQAAQTSESAAETPPDPATQSPPFQTR; encoded by the coding sequence ATGGCCGGAGTATGGATCGCGCTGGGCACAGTCGTTGCCGTAATTTTCCTGGCCGTCCTTTACGGCCTGACCATTCGTTCGATGTACGGCGAGAAGATCCGCACCGGCGAAGTATACCTGGTATCGACGCCGGACCTCTGGAAGATACGCGTGTGCCGGTACCGCCGGGGCCGCACGCTCGGCGAGCCCGTGTTGTTCTGCCACGGCGCCGGCGCCAACCATCACAACTTCTCGCTCCCCGAGAACGAGAGCCTGATCGACTATCTCATGGAGAAAGGCTACGATTGCTGGGCGGTTGATCTGCGCGGTTGCCGCTCCTCGCATCCCCCGCAGGGCAAAGGACGCTTTGAGGCCACGCTCGACGATTATCTGCTCCACGATATCCCCGCGGTTATCGACCACATCTGCCGGGTGACAGGCTATCAGACCATCCACTGGATCGGGCATTCCATGGGCGGGCTGCTGTTGTACGCGTACGCGCTCGAGTACGGCCCGCGGCGAATCGCCGGCGCGGTCACGCTGGGCGCGCCTACCGGATTCGACGGCGCGCACAAAGCCCCTCCGCGTTTCCTCGTGCGCCTCTTCGCGCGTCATCCGCGCCTGATTACCGCGCTCGCCCACGGGTATATCCCTATTGGCCGGGCATTGCGCCTGCCCTTTGGCGTGTTCCCCGTCAACATGCGCAATCTTCACCCGAGAATCACGGTGGAGCATCTGTACGTGATGCTCGACAACCTGATACCCGACGTGTTCGTCACGCTCGCCGGCTGGATGCGCAAGCGAACCTGTCTCATGAAAGCGGGAACGCTGGACGTGAAGGCCGGGTTGCCCTCGTTGCGCGTTCCGTTGCTGATGCTGCTGGCGCCGCGCGATCCGTTCCTTTCCGTGGAATACGGGTGGCGGTTCTTTGAAGCATTGCCCACGGCAGACAAGAAACTGGTCGCACTCAGCAAAGAAAACGGCTGCGCGGAAGACTACAACCACGTGGAAATGCCCTTCAGCCGCGGCGCGCGCCACGAAGTGCACGCCCCTATCGCCGCATGGCTTGCGGCCCACCCCGCGCGCCGGCAGAGCGGCGAATTTCGCGACGCGGACGGACGCCTCGTCGGCGCGGCCGCGGCCGCCCTCGCGCCGCACGAACGCATCGGCATACTCTCCGGCTCGTCCTTCAGGCACCTCGTCGAGCACGACGCGCCCGCCTCAAGCATGGAAGATGCCCCGCCCGCTCCCGAGGATATCAGCACGGCAGACGACGACCAGCAAGCCGCTCAAACGTCCGAATCCGCCGCGGAAACCCCGCCGGACCCCGCAACGCAATCTCCCCCTTTCCAAACGCGCTGA